From Microbispora sp. ZYX-F-249, the proteins below share one genomic window:
- a CDS encoding DUF7669 domain-containing protein translates to MGAGIEAWVWQAVAAELRRHRRAGLGRLLTVDTVRFITARALADAGLDPAAFGVEWPHPVLKGARINLMAGGARPTFFEFKYCREPDEQNAAWTDALGEVLKDFYRLAMCPAPAERLFVYVETADLRRYMKTVAQRYGLDLDTDVIVLRPDGVARLPMTAQRIIGSVLAANRVEALRTVLIDVDATLRLAVYEVDPLGPAPDPGAGHRAPRGVSRPTGPVAPPGPRDGARGEILAAIRAVLARTRRGTFTPAEVVDEMRRRGTGYAETTIRTMVTGHMCRNAPDNNAVTYDDLERVDRGLYRLVRD, encoded by the coding sequence GTGGGCGCGGGCATCGAGGCGTGGGTGTGGCAAGCCGTCGCCGCCGAGTTGCGGCGCCATCGGCGCGCCGGACTCGGCCGGCTGCTCACGGTGGACACCGTGCGGTTCATCACCGCGCGTGCGCTGGCGGACGCGGGGCTCGATCCCGCCGCGTTCGGGGTGGAGTGGCCCCACCCCGTCCTCAAGGGGGCGCGCATCAACCTGATGGCAGGGGGAGCGCGGCCCACGTTCTTCGAATTCAAGTACTGCCGTGAGCCCGACGAGCAGAACGCCGCCTGGACGGACGCTCTGGGGGAGGTGCTCAAGGACTTCTACCGGCTGGCGATGTGCCCGGCGCCCGCCGAGCGCTTGTTCGTGTACGTCGAGACGGCCGACCTGCGCCGGTACATGAAGACCGTCGCGCAGCGGTACGGCCTGGATCTCGACACCGATGTGATCGTGCTGCGCCCGGACGGCGTAGCACGGCTGCCCATGACCGCGCAGCGCATCATCGGCTCCGTACTCGCCGCCAACCGGGTCGAGGCGTTGCGGACGGTGCTGATCGACGTGGACGCGACCCTGCGGCTCGCGGTCTACGAGGTGGACCCGCTCGGCCCGGCCCCCGATCCGGGGGCGGGGCACCGGGCCCCACGCGGCGTGTCGCGGCCTACGGGCCCGGTGGCTCCGCCGGGCCCGAGGGACGGCGCGAGGGGCGAGATCCTGGCCGCGATCCGCGCCGTTCTCGCCCGCACCCGCCGCGGCACGTTCACTCCCGCGGAGGTGGTGGACGAGATGAGGCGACGCGGCACCGGTTATGCGGAGACCACGATCCGCACGATGGTCACCGGACACATGTGCCGCAACGCGCCGGACAACAACGCGGTCACCTACGACGACCTGGAGCGCGTCGATCGCGGCCTCTACCGTCTCGTCCGCGACTGA
- a CDS encoding acyl-CoA dehydrogenase family protein encodes MDLDLSSVEPFRAEVRAWLREHVPAAPLPSLEIEEGFAAHRAWERELHEARLSVVSWPEEYGGRNATPLEWLVFEEEYYAAGAPGRVSQNGINLLAPTLFQHGTPEQLARVLPSMASGEVIWAQAWSEPGAGSDLASLRATATRTDGGWLLNGQKTWSSRAAFADWGFGPFRSDPEAERHRGLTYLMFPLDAEGITRRPIGRIDGKPAFAELFFDDVFVPDRDVIGEPGSGWKVAMSTTGNERGLTLRSPGRFLAAADRLLELWREHGDPADTAMRERVADAWIKARAYRLKGFETISRTEDVGAESSVNKIFWSELDVALHETALDLLGPDGELGGEWLEGYVFSLAGPIYAGTNEIQRNVIAERVLGLPKAGSR; translated from the coding sequence ATGGATCTTGACCTGTCGTCCGTGGAGCCGTTCCGCGCGGAGGTGCGCGCCTGGCTCCGCGAGCACGTGCCCGCCGCTCCCCTGCCGTCCCTGGAGATCGAGGAGGGCTTCGCCGCCCACCGCGCCTGGGAGCGTGAGCTGCACGAGGCCCGCCTGTCGGTGGTGTCGTGGCCCGAGGAGTACGGCGGCCGGAACGCCACCCCGCTGGAGTGGCTGGTCTTCGAGGAGGAGTACTACGCGGCCGGCGCGCCGGGACGGGTCAGCCAGAACGGGATCAACCTGCTCGCGCCCACGCTCTTCCAGCACGGCACACCCGAGCAGCTCGCCCGTGTCCTGCCGTCGATGGCCTCCGGCGAGGTGATCTGGGCGCAGGCGTGGTCGGAGCCCGGGGCGGGCAGCGACCTGGCGTCCCTGCGCGCGACCGCGACCCGCACCGACGGCGGCTGGCTGCTCAACGGCCAGAAGACGTGGAGCTCGCGGGCCGCCTTCGCCGACTGGGGCTTCGGGCCGTTCCGCTCCGACCCCGAGGCCGAGCGGCACCGGGGGCTGACCTACCTCATGTTCCCGCTCGACGCCGAGGGGATCACCCGCAGGCCGATCGGCCGCATCGACGGCAAGCCGGCCTTCGCCGAGCTGTTCTTCGACGACGTGTTCGTCCCCGACCGCGACGTGATCGGCGAGCCCGGCTCGGGGTGGAAGGTCGCGATGAGCACCACCGGCAACGAGCGGGGGCTCACGCTGCGCAGTCCCGGCCGGTTCCTGGCCGCCGCCGACCGCCTCCTGGAGCTGTGGCGCGAGCACGGCGACCCCGCCGACACCGCGATGCGCGAGCGGGTGGCCGATGCGTGGATCAAGGCGCGCGCCTACCGGCTCAAGGGCTTCGAGACGATCTCCCGCACCGAGGACGTGGGCGCCGAGTCCAGCGTCAACAAGATCTTCTGGTCGGAGCTGGACGTCGCGCTGCACGAGACGGCCCTCGACCTGCTCGGCCCGGACGGCGAGCTGGGGGGCGAGTGGCTGGAGGGCTACGTCTTCTCCCTGGCCGGCCCGATCTACGCCGGGACCAACGAGATCCAGCGCAACGTGATCGCCGAGCGCGTGCTCGGCCTGCCGAAGGCGGGAAGCCGATGA
- a CDS encoding peptide chain release factor 3, translating into MSAVTGEAARRRTFAVISHPDAGKSTMTEALALHASAITQAGAVHGKAGRRGVTSDWMEMERARGISITSAALRFDYRDHVFNLVDTPGHADFSEDTYRVLAAVDCAVMLLDAAKGMEPQTMKLFEVCRHRRIPVITFVNKWDRPGQEPLELLDEIEERTGLRPTPVTWPIGAAGNFHGVVDRLEDRIVRYTRTPGGATKALETELTPEQAAAELGDDWARAGEEADLLAAIGAEHDQKAFEAHESTPVLFGAALSNFGVARLLDVLVDLAPAPAPRLDVEAAARPLDAPFSGLVFKVQANMDPAHRDRIAFVRVCSGRFERGMVLTHAATGRPFATKYAQSVFGQERATIDEAYPGDVVGLVNATALRPGDTLYEGRPVEFPPIPSFAPEHFAVARSRSTAKAKQFRRGIDQLDGEGVIQVLRSDLRGDQAPVLAAVGPMQFEVVQHRLATEFGAEIVLDRLDYTLALRTDAESAEVLRRQRGAEVLTRSRDQALLAVFTDQWRMRSIQREHEGLTLEPLIAGQGLPGPSA; encoded by the coding sequence ATGAGCGCCGTCACGGGTGAGGCGGCGCGCCGCCGCACGTTCGCGGTGATCAGCCACCCGGACGCCGGAAAGTCCACGATGACCGAGGCGCTCGCCCTGCACGCCTCGGCGATCACCCAGGCGGGAGCCGTGCACGGCAAGGCCGGCCGGCGGGGTGTGACGTCCGACTGGATGGAGATGGAGCGGGCCCGCGGCATCTCCATCACCTCGGCCGCGCTGCGCTTCGACTACCGCGACCACGTGTTCAACCTGGTCGACACCCCGGGCCACGCGGACTTCTCCGAGGACACCTATCGGGTGCTGGCCGCGGTCGACTGCGCGGTCATGCTGCTCGACGCGGCCAAGGGCATGGAGCCGCAGACCATGAAGCTGTTCGAGGTCTGCCGCCACCGCCGCATCCCGGTCATCACGTTCGTCAACAAGTGGGACCGGCCCGGCCAGGAGCCGCTGGAACTGCTCGACGAGATCGAGGAGCGCACCGGCCTGCGTCCCACCCCGGTGACCTGGCCGATCGGCGCCGCCGGGAACTTCCACGGCGTGGTCGACCGCCTGGAGGACCGCATCGTCCGCTACACCCGCACGCCCGGCGGCGCCACCAAGGCGCTGGAGACCGAGCTGACCCCCGAGCAGGCCGCCGCCGAGCTCGGCGACGACTGGGCCCGCGCGGGGGAGGAAGCCGACCTGCTCGCCGCCATCGGCGCCGAGCACGACCAGAAGGCGTTCGAGGCGCACGAGTCCACGCCGGTGCTGTTCGGCGCGGCGCTGTCCAACTTCGGCGTGGCGCGGCTGCTGGACGTGCTCGTCGACCTGGCCCCCGCCCCCGCGCCCCGGCTCGACGTCGAGGCCGCGGCCCGGCCGCTGGACGCGCCGTTCTCCGGCCTGGTCTTCAAGGTGCAGGCCAACATGGACCCCGCCCACCGCGACCGCATCGCGTTCGTCCGGGTCTGCTCCGGCCGGTTCGAGCGCGGCATGGTGCTCACCCACGCCGCCACCGGGCGCCCGTTCGCCACCAAGTACGCCCAGTCGGTGTTCGGCCAGGAACGGGCCACCATCGACGAGGCGTACCCGGGAGACGTCGTCGGGCTGGTGAACGCCACCGCGCTGCGGCCGGGGGACACCCTTTACGAGGGGAGGCCGGTGGAGTTCCCGCCCATCCCCAGCTTCGCCCCCGAGCACTTCGCCGTCGCCCGTTCCCGCAGCACCGCCAAGGCCAAGCAGTTCCGCCGGGGCATCGACCAGCTCGACGGCGAGGGCGTGATCCAGGTGCTCCGCTCCGACCTGCGCGGCGACCAGGCCCCCGTGCTGGCCGCGGTCGGGCCCATGCAGTTCGAGGTCGTGCAGCACCGCCTGGCCACCGAGTTCGGCGCGGAGATCGTCCTCGACCGGCTGGACTACACGCTCGCCCTCCGCACCGACGCCGAGTCCGCGGAGGTGCTCCGGCGCCAGCGCGGCGCGGAGGTCCTCACCCGCAGCCGCGACCAGGCCCTGCTCGCCGTGTTCACCGACCAGTGGCGCATGCGCTCCATCCAGCGCGAACACGAGGGCCTCACCCTCGAACCCCTGATCGCCGGCCAAGGCCTCCCCGGCCCCTCCGCCTGA
- a CDS encoding ADP-ribosylglycohydrolase family protein has translation MNGLRRIATLRSRVLGCLLGGAIGDALGNPVEFLSLRGIRAAYGQDGLATMVGTEVTDDTQMTLFTVDGLVRALLHGRDTVAAVHDAYLRWLDTQDHPAPPPEDGGFRTGWLRQQPWLYAVRAPGLTCLSGLRSGVRPRSDVEPPDRTGPVNPHSKGCGAVMRAAPFGFVGLRFEHAARCARITHGHPAAAAAAGALALIIGGLVHGEDLRRAVGRALGRLGCDGGEPAAALRAALDLASAGAPSAEKVEGLGGGWVAEEALAIAVYCALTAPDARTALLLAVNHSGDSDSTGAICGNILGARHGAGAFPAEWAAAVEGRDTITSVAEDFAEVLATRHLPAERAVRYP, from the coding sequence ATGAACGGGCTCCGGCGCATCGCCACCCTGCGGTCCCGCGTCCTGGGCTGTCTGCTCGGCGGGGCGATCGGGGACGCGCTCGGCAACCCCGTCGAGTTCCTGTCGCTGCGGGGGATCCGCGCGGCGTACGGCCAGGATGGTCTGGCCACGATGGTGGGCACCGAGGTCACCGACGACACGCAGATGACCCTGTTCACCGTGGACGGGCTCGTCCGCGCCCTGCTGCACGGACGGGACACGGTCGCCGCCGTGCACGACGCGTACCTGCGCTGGCTCGACACGCAGGACCACCCCGCGCCGCCGCCGGAGGACGGCGGGTTCCGCACCGGGTGGCTGCGTCAGCAGCCCTGGCTCTACGCGGTGCGCGCGCCCGGTCTCACCTGCCTGTCCGGGCTGCGGTCGGGCGTCCGTCCTCGGTCCGACGTCGAGCCGCCGGACCGTACGGGACCCGTGAACCCGCACTCGAAGGGCTGCGGAGCGGTCATGCGCGCGGCTCCCTTCGGGTTCGTCGGCCTGCGCTTCGAGCACGCGGCCCGCTGCGCCAGGATCACCCACGGGCACCCGGCCGCCGCGGCCGCCGCCGGCGCCCTCGCCCTGATCATCGGCGGTCTCGTCCACGGCGAGGACCTCCGGCGGGCGGTCGGCCGTGCCCTCGGCCGCCTCGGCTGCGACGGCGGGGAGCCGGCCGCGGCGCTCCGCGCGGCTCTCGATCTCGCCTCCGCCGGCGCCCCCTCGGCGGAGAAGGTCGAGGGGCTCGGCGGGGGCTGGGTCGCCGAGGAGGCCCTCGCCATCGCCGTCTACTGCGCGCTGACCGCACCCGATGCCCGTACGGCCCTGCTGCTGGCGGTCAACCACTCGGGCGACTCCGACTCCACCGGCGCGATCTGCGGCAACATCCTCGGCGCCCGGCACGGCGCCGGGGCGTTCCCCGCCGAATGGGCCGCCGCCGTGGAGGGCCGCGACACGATCACCTCCGTCGCCGAGGACTTCGCCGAGGTTCTCGCCACCCGTCACCTGCCCGCCGAGCGGGCCGTCCGCTATCCCTGA
- a CDS encoding HNH endonuclease, whose amino-acid sequence MDFFEYEPSARTSWRLAILMGANDRTYKFALGTALLEAAADGRTEIPLRELAAPYAMGLVERMGAAPQAKPKTVRNPTDYLAVAEAEAAESLRLGSPTEKLLAATLKSMPEMVMRKFHNLRGAGQVPHRFYEVTGPSRERVVRLSEDLRAVAASEQTASLRDELDARWSIVETSFAAGVGRSLIEEGIMVDPDTLRITDRLRRRSVTGVIEAVIGFQHGRCLICAEPLTPGTDEIAVDHVFPFSAMHRYRLAIDLDAIWNLAPAHAACNLGKSSRPPNDAELNGLARRNEAIMGSPHPLRRTLELTLGPYARRGGWRAFIQDVYQELS is encoded by the coding sequence ATGGATTTCTTCGAATACGAGCCGTCCGCCCGGACGTCATGGCGACTGGCGATCCTGATGGGAGCCAATGACCGCACCTACAAGTTCGCCCTCGGCACCGCGCTGCTCGAAGCCGCCGCCGACGGCCGAACGGAGATTCCGCTCCGCGAACTGGCGGCGCCGTACGCGATGGGTCTGGTTGAACGCATGGGAGCGGCTCCCCAGGCGAAGCCGAAGACGGTGCGCAACCCCACCGACTATCTGGCCGTGGCCGAAGCCGAGGCGGCGGAGTCCCTGCGGCTCGGGTCTCCGACCGAGAAGCTGCTGGCGGCGACTCTGAAGTCGATGCCCGAGATGGTCATGCGGAAGTTTCACAACCTGCGGGGCGCGGGACAGGTGCCGCACCGCTTCTACGAGGTGACCGGGCCCTCGAGAGAGCGGGTCGTCCGCCTGAGCGAAGACCTTCGCGCCGTCGCCGCGAGCGAGCAGACGGCGAGCCTGCGCGATGAACTGGACGCCCGGTGGAGCATCGTGGAGACGTCCTTCGCGGCCGGTGTCGGCCGCAGCCTCATAGAGGAAGGGATCATGGTCGACCCGGACACCCTGCGAATCACGGACAGGCTACGACGCAGATCCGTGACGGGGGTGATCGAGGCGGTGATCGGTTTCCAGCACGGACGTTGCCTGATCTGCGCAGAACCGCTCACACCCGGCACGGACGAGATCGCGGTGGACCACGTCTTCCCCTTCTCGGCCATGCATCGATACCGTCTGGCGATCGACCTCGACGCGATCTGGAATCTCGCTCCCGCCCACGCGGCCTGCAATCTGGGCAAGAGCAGCCGCCCGCCCAACGACGCCGAGCTGAACGGGCTGGCCCGGCGAAACGAGGCGATCATGGGATCTCCGCACCCGCTGCGCAGGACCCTGGAGCTGACCCTCGGGCCGTACGCGCGCAGGGGCGGCTGGCGCGCCTTCATCCAGGACGTCTACCAAGAGCTGTCCTGA
- a CDS encoding enoyl-CoA hydratase yields the protein MTDGPGKGSGKGPAEVVRYERRGPVAVVTMNRPEYRNAQNSAMTYALDEAFYRAVADDEVKVIVLAGEGRHFSAGHDIGTPGRDAHVSFERRASLWWDHVGKEGAESRFARESEVYLGMCRRWREIPKPTIAMVQGACIAGGLMLAWVCDLIVASDDAFFADPVVRMGIPGVEYFAHPWAMPPRIAKEFLFTGDRMPARRAYEVGMVNRVVPREDLETETFALAGKIAAMPRMGLALTKKAVNQAEDLQGMHAGMDSVFGLHHLAHAHNAETSADSLAGMDPKSMKAAADGS from the coding sequence ATGACGGATGGCCCTGGGAAGGGTTCCGGGAAGGGTCCCGCGGAGGTCGTCCGCTACGAGCGGCGCGGCCCCGTGGCGGTGGTCACGATGAACCGCCCGGAGTACCGCAACGCGCAGAACTCGGCGATGACGTACGCCCTGGACGAGGCCTTCTACCGGGCCGTGGCCGACGACGAGGTCAAGGTGATCGTCCTGGCCGGGGAGGGCAGGCACTTCTCGGCCGGGCACGACATCGGCACGCCCGGCAGGGACGCCCACGTCTCGTTCGAGCGCAGGGCGAGCCTGTGGTGGGACCACGTCGGCAAGGAGGGCGCCGAGAGCCGCTTCGCGCGGGAGTCGGAGGTCTACCTGGGGATGTGCCGGCGGTGGCGGGAGATCCCGAAGCCGACGATCGCCATGGTGCAGGGCGCGTGCATCGCGGGCGGGCTCATGCTCGCCTGGGTCTGCGACCTGATCGTCGCCTCCGACGACGCGTTCTTCGCCGACCCCGTCGTACGGATGGGCATCCCGGGAGTGGAGTACTTCGCCCACCCCTGGGCGATGCCGCCGAGGATCGCCAAGGAGTTCCTGTTCACCGGCGACCGGATGCCCGCCCGGCGGGCGTACGAGGTGGGCATGGTCAATCGGGTCGTGCCGCGCGAGGACCTGGAGACCGAGACGTTCGCGCTGGCCGGGAAGATCGCCGCCATGCCGCGGATGGGCCTGGCGCTGACCAAGAAGGCGGTCAACCAGGCCGAGGACCTGCAGGGCATGCACGCCGGGATGGACTCGGTCTTCGGCCTGCACCACCTCGCCCACGCCCACAACGCCGAGACCTCGGCCGACTCCCTGGCCGGGATGGACCCCAAGAGCATGAAGGCGGCCGCCGATGGATCTTGA
- a CDS encoding nucleoside triphosphate pyrophosphohydrolase — protein sequence MGKLVRDKIPDIIRRDGREPVVTVLDEAGFREALLAKLFEESTELSEAPPAQVPEEIADVLEVLHTLARVHGQDWRDIERLADAKRAERGGFDDRLYLG from the coding sequence ATGGGAAAGCTCGTACGCGACAAGATTCCGGACATCATCCGCCGGGACGGCAGGGAGCCGGTTGTGACCGTGCTGGACGAGGCCGGCTTCCGTGAGGCGTTGCTCGCGAAGCTGTTCGAGGAGTCGACCGAGCTCAGCGAGGCCCCTCCGGCACAGGTGCCCGAAGAGATCGCCGACGTGCTCGAAGTCCTCCACACCCTGGCACGGGTTCACGGCCAGGACTGGCGGGACATAGAGAGGCTCGCCGACGCCAAACGCGCCGAGCGGGGCGGGTTCGATGATCGCCTCTACCTCGGCTGA
- a CDS encoding acyl-CoA dehydrogenase family protein produces the protein MRFVLDAEQRLFGETLGKLLAEAAVPGVVRDWAAGRHERGLALWRTLAEAGVLAVAVPQSAGGAGPLPVELVTAFHELGRHGVPGPYAETVAAAVLLDRLGDGLGDGLVDEALAVRWLPAIAEGEALVTLALPPAVPYAPDADVAGLALLVDGERMRAAVPGEARTSLDPARRLFPVTPGDVLAEGPRVAAAAAEAYDMGVLVCAAQLVGTGRRLLEVSVDYARTRRQFGRPIGEFQAVKHHLADALVGLEYARPLVHGAALAYGTPDFGRDVSAAKAAASEAAYAAAKIALQVHGAIGYTDEYDPSLLIRRARALHTAWGSPSDHRARVMAALTGG, from the coding sequence ATGAGATTCGTCCTCGACGCCGAGCAGCGGCTGTTCGGCGAGACCCTCGGCAAGCTGCTCGCCGAGGCGGCCGTGCCGGGCGTGGTGCGCGACTGGGCCGCGGGGCGGCACGAGCGCGGCCTGGCGTTGTGGCGCACCCTGGCCGAGGCGGGGGTGCTCGCGGTCGCCGTGCCCCAGTCCGCGGGAGGGGCCGGGCCGCTGCCGGTCGAGCTGGTGACCGCCTTCCACGAGCTCGGCAGGCACGGCGTGCCCGGGCCGTACGCCGAGACCGTGGCCGCCGCCGTGCTGCTCGACCGGCTGGGCGACGGGCTGGGCGACGGGCTGGTCGATGAGGCTCTCGCGGTCCGGTGGCTGCCCGCGATCGCCGAGGGCGAGGCACTCGTCACGCTCGCGCTGCCCCCGGCGGTGCCGTACGCGCCGGACGCCGACGTCGCCGGCCTGGCGCTGCTGGTGGACGGCGAACGGATGCGCGCCGCCGTCCCCGGGGAGGCCCGCACGTCCCTCGACCCCGCCCGGCGGCTGTTCCCCGTCACACCGGGCGATGTGCTGGCCGAGGGACCGCGCGTCGCGGCGGCCGCCGCCGAGGCGTACGACATGGGCGTGCTGGTGTGCGCCGCGCAGCTCGTGGGCACGGGACGCCGCCTGCTGGAGGTGTCGGTGGACTACGCGAGGACCCGGCGGCAGTTCGGCCGGCCGATCGGCGAGTTCCAGGCGGTCAAGCACCACCTGGCCGACGCCCTGGTCGGGCTGGAGTACGCCCGGCCGCTGGTGCACGGCGCCGCCCTGGCGTACGGGACGCCGGATTTCGGCCGGGACGTGTCGGCGGCCAAGGCCGCGGCGTCCGAGGCGGCGTACGCCGCGGCGAAGATCGCCCTGCAGGTGCACGGCGCGATCGGCTACACGGACGAGTACGACCCCAGCCTGCTGATCCGCAGGGCCCGCGCCCTGCACACGGCGTGGGGCTCGCCGTCGGACCACCGGGCCCGGGTCATGGCGGCGCTGACGGGCGGCTGA
- a CDS encoding acetyl-CoA C-acetyltransferase — MAEAYIVEAVRTPVGRRNGGLSGVHPADLGAHALTELMKRSGVDPAAVEDVVFGCLDTVGPQAGDIARTCWLAAGLPEEVPGVTVDRQCGSSQQAVHFAAQAVMSGTSDLVVAGGVQNMSQIPIAFASRGAADSLGLTEGPYVGSRGWQARYGKQDVSQFRGAEMIARDWDISREDMEAFAFESHQRAIRATDEGRFTREIAPLEGVTADEGPRRDTTLEKMAGLKTLEEGGRLTAAVASQISDGAAALLIASEAAVKAHGLRPRARIHHLSARGEDPIRMLSAPIPATAYALKKTGMSIGDMDVVEINEAFASVVLAWLKETGADPARVNPNGGAIALGHPLGATGARLMTTLLHELERTGGRYGLQTMCEGGGQANVTIIERL, encoded by the coding sequence ATGGCGGAGGCATACATCGTCGAGGCGGTGCGCACCCCCGTGGGCAGGCGGAACGGAGGCCTTTCCGGCGTCCACCCCGCCGACCTCGGCGCGCACGCGCTCACTGAGCTCATGAAGCGCTCCGGGGTGGACCCGGCCGCGGTGGAGGACGTGGTCTTCGGCTGCCTGGACACGGTGGGCCCGCAGGCCGGCGACATCGCCCGCACCTGCTGGCTGGCCGCCGGGCTGCCCGAGGAGGTGCCGGGCGTGACCGTCGACCGGCAGTGCGGCTCCTCCCAGCAGGCCGTCCACTTCGCCGCGCAGGCCGTGATGTCCGGCACCAGCGACCTCGTCGTCGCCGGCGGCGTGCAGAACATGTCCCAGATCCCGATCGCCTTCGCCTCACGCGGCGCCGCCGACTCCCTCGGCCTCACCGAGGGCCCGTACGTCGGCTCGCGCGGCTGGCAGGCCCGGTACGGCAAGCAGGACGTGTCGCAGTTCCGCGGTGCCGAGATGATCGCCAGGGACTGGGACATCTCCCGCGAGGACATGGAGGCGTTCGCCTTCGAGTCGCACCAGCGGGCCATCCGGGCGACCGACGAGGGCCGCTTCACCCGCGAGATCGCCCCGCTCGAGGGCGTCACCGCCGACGAGGGCCCCCGCCGGGACACCACCCTGGAGAAGATGGCCGGCCTGAAGACGCTGGAGGAGGGCGGGCGGCTGACCGCCGCCGTCGCCTCGCAGATCTCCGACGGCGCGGCCGCGCTGCTGATCGCCTCCGAGGCCGCCGTCAAGGCGCACGGCCTGCGGCCCCGGGCCCGCATCCACCATCTGTCCGCCCGCGGCGAGGACCCCATCCGCATGCTGTCCGCGCCGATCCCCGCCACGGCGTACGCGCTGAAGAAGACCGGCATGTCGATCGGAGACATGGACGTCGTCGAGATCAACGAGGCGTTCGCGTCGGTCGTGCTGGCCTGGCTCAAGGAGACGGGAGCCGATCCCGCCCGGGTCAACCCCAACGGCGGCGCGATCGCGCTCGGCCACCCGCTCGGCGCGACCGGCGCCCGGCTGATGACCACCCTGCTGCACGAGCTCGAGCGCACCGGCGGCCGCTACGGCCTGCAGACCATGTGCGAGGGCGGCGGCCAGGCCAACGTCACGATCATCGAGCGCCTGTAG
- a CDS encoding SDR family oxidoreductase, translating to MPTYVTGHGLLRDRVAVVTAAAGTGIGGACARRMLEEGARVVVSDAHERRLGESLAVLREEFGADAVTAVPCDVTSEEQVQRLFTEAEERFGPVGVVVNNAGLGGTATLVEMTDEQWGRVLDVTLTGTMRCTRAALTRMQPRGRGVVVNNASVIGWRAQEGQAHYAAAKAGVMALTRCAAIEAAPYGVRVNAVAPSLAMHPHLAKVTTDELLAELTKKEAFGRHAEPWEVANVIVFLASDYSSYMTGEVVSVSSQHP from the coding sequence ATGCCGACCTACGTGACCGGTCACGGTCTGCTGCGCGACCGGGTGGCCGTGGTGACCGCCGCGGCCGGCACCGGCATCGGGGGCGCCTGCGCACGGCGCATGCTGGAGGAGGGCGCGCGGGTGGTCGTCAGCGACGCCCATGAGCGCAGGCTCGGCGAGAGCCTGGCCGTGCTGCGGGAGGAGTTCGGCGCGGACGCGGTGACCGCCGTGCCCTGCGACGTCACCTCCGAGGAGCAGGTCCAGCGCCTGTTCACCGAGGCGGAGGAGCGCTTCGGCCCGGTCGGCGTCGTCGTCAACAACGCCGGGCTCGGCGGCACGGCGACGCTCGTCGAGATGACCGACGAGCAGTGGGGACGGGTGCTCGACGTCACGCTGACCGGCACCATGCGCTGCACCCGCGCCGCGCTGACGCGCATGCAGCCGAGGGGCCGCGGCGTCGTCGTCAACAACGCCTCCGTGATCGGCTGGCGGGCGCAGGAGGGGCAGGCGCACTACGCGGCGGCCAAGGCCGGCGTCATGGCGCTGACCAGGTGCGCGGCGATCGAGGCCGCGCCGTACGGCGTGCGGGTCAACGCCGTCGCGCCCTCGCTGGCCATGCATCCCCACCTGGCCAAGGTCACGACCGACGAGCTGCTGGCCGAGCTGACCAAGAAGGAGGCCTTCGGCCGCCACGCGGAACCATGGGAAGTCGCCAACGTTATCGTCTTCCTCGCGAGCGACTACTCCTCCTACATGACCGGAGAGGTCGTCTCGGTCTCCAGCCAGCATCCCTGA
- a CDS encoding TetR/AcrR family transcriptional regulator, with amino-acid sequence MSPRRRDAESTAAARAERRAELLATAAEVFASRGYAATTVREVAEAADMLGGSLYYHFDSKESMVDEILSAFLTELWAAYDKVTGSGLGARETFEALIVESFRTIHRHRPAVVIYQNESKHLATSPRFSYLTESQRRFREMWLAVLDRGVTDGVFRADLDTGLIYRFIRDTVWLAASWYRGDGRLPAEEIARQYIAMVLEGILTT; translated from the coding sequence ATGAGCCCACGACGCAGAGACGCAGAGAGCACCGCGGCCGCCCGCGCCGAGCGGCGGGCCGAGCTGCTGGCCACCGCGGCCGAGGTGTTCGCGTCCCGGGGCTACGCGGCCACGACGGTCCGCGAGGTGGCCGAGGCCGCCGACATGCTGGGCGGCAGCCTCTATTACCACTTCGACTCCAAGGAGTCGATGGTCGACGAGATCCTCTCCGCGTTCCTCACCGAGCTGTGGGCGGCGTACGACAAGGTGACCGGCTCCGGTCTCGGCGCTCGGGAGACCTTCGAGGCGCTGATCGTGGAGTCGTTCCGCACGATCCACCGGCACCGCCCGGCCGTCGTGATCTACCAGAACGAGTCCAAGCACCTCGCGACGAGCCCGCGCTTCTCCTACCTCACGGAGTCGCAGCGGCGCTTCCGCGAGATGTGGCTCGCGGTGCTGGACCGCGGGGTCACCGACGGCGTCTTCCGTGCCGACCTCGACACGGGCCTGATCTACCGCTTCATCCGCGACACCGTGTGGCTCGCCGCGAGCTGGTACCGCGGCGACGGCAGGCTGCCGGCCGAAGAGATCGCCAGGCAGTACATAGCGATGGTCCTGGAAGGGATCCTGACAACCTGA